One Siniperca chuatsi isolate FFG_IHB_CAS linkage group LG1, ASM2008510v1, whole genome shotgun sequence genomic window, CCTGCAGACAGCGGTCTGACTCTGGGGAGCCTGCTGCTGTGCCCTTGCACAGGGCTCAATTGTAAGTCCGGCCGACTGAGGGGTAAATGTGTCTAAACAGTGACAGCCTGCACAGTCCTGCTGGCCCGGCCCTGTCGGTAAGACTACACCCCAACAAACCCAGAGTCACAAGATGAGTCCCAGCTGAGAGACAGCTCAATAGGGAATCAGTCAGTGGGAGACATCGGTCAGTTAGAGAATGGGATAGATATCCTGGGTGTGATTAACATGATCCAGATTTTCACCTTGTTTGAGCACCTAGCTGAGTGCTGTGACCTTCCTGTAGCCTCATGATGCTCCAAAATACTGAACTGCGAACACATAAAAAATTGTACATCCAAATAGTAGCAGTGACCTAAAGACAAGTCCTGTTTTAAGGGATCTTGTACACCCAAGCCTCACCACACtgctctctccttttcctccgCACATTGTCATAGAAAACAGCCATCCAACATACTGTAGCATGACAATATAACTCATGAAATATGAAGCCAAGTGCCCCAAACAGCTGAAAGCACAGAGAAAGATAGAGGACGCAGGTGGGAGGggtgcaggaggagagagtgaaaggTAGAGAAAGTCAGAGTGATGGTGAAACTGAGTGGCACTCAGAAGGAGGTAAGCTCCGAGTGTGTTGACACCGCTGAGTTAGAGATGCTGGCAAAAGCTTGAAAGGATACTTAAAGAAATGATTGGATAAACTGTTGGTGAGTAATGAATTGTTTTTTCTCAAGTTTTCATTATTGTGAGTGATTGATATTTCAGATTtacaaaaattactttaaatagGAAAAGATGTATGCTTTGCTGTATTTGTAAAGCTGTGATCTCTTTAAGAATCAGAACTGTGTAATTAACTGTGTATTTAAATATCTTACTTCACATTCATAACTTTTCATTGGCCACTCTTTTCATCACATATGGACCTACCTTTATTACTTGATAGTCTTATAGTTTTTATAAGTTAAGTACATTACTGATACTTGTTTTAGTAACCATGCAGTGCAAGTGGTATGGTGATGTGGTGGCCAGTGATTAACGTTTAATGACTGGCCGTTCTCCCCTCTCTGCTGAGATACTTTACTCCTTGAGTCCATCCCATCgctggaaatgaaaaaaacagcatcCGTTTAAACACAAGGTGTTGTAAAATCATCATGAAAAACAGCCTGAAGAGAATGATGTGACACCACTGTATCACTGTGCATGCTGGCATGAGATGAAGATGGCAGAGAAAGAGCCAGGGATGGTCACTCTTAGATTCACAAGCATCATAGTTTGTGCTGTTTTACTGGGACAAGGATCCCCTGAGAAGACAGGTGAGTGCACCACCAAAAAATGTCGCtaaatacaatatttgtatgtttattACTACGTGTGTTATTTACATGATGCTGGCTCAGGCTGTCTCTGATGGGACTCTTTCAGGAGGTGGTAAAGAGGACCAGAGAGATGCCCTTCTTAAGGAGATAATTTCAAAATGGAGTACAGGAAGTGGTTGGAATCCTCAGAGAGATCCTCCAGAAACAAACAAGGACCAGTCTGTGCACCCTTGGGTGAAGAATATCATGGGGAGCCTAAAAACCCTCAGCCTACTTCCCAGCAAGAACCTGCCTTCATTAAATAAGCCAATTGACAGGCACCGTCTCTCTGGCTTCCTCTACAACATCTCTCTGTACCTCCAAGAGATGGGTGCTGAGCTGGAGGAGGCACCGGCCGAGCCAGATGAGGAGCAGCTGTGGGAGAAGGTGCTGCATTACTTTCTCCAGTCTGAAGGGAGTGCTGCACTGAACCAGTGGAACGGCCGGGTGCCACCCCGGCCTAGCGTCAGACTGCAGGACTGGTTTTTGTCCCTGAGGGGCAGCCCGCACTGGGACTGGCTGCTGGGGCTGCTACAGAGTCTGATCACTCTATCAGAGCGTCAGACTCAAAGGCCCCTCTTGACTTACTTATCTCAGAACTGGAGGACAGTGAGCGCTGTGCTGGAAGCTGCGCTTCAGGCTCTGGTCAGTGGGACCTATGGCCAGGCCAGCGCAGGCCTGCAGGGCTTCATCTGCGCTCTAAAGGGTCGTAGTGACTGTGCCTTCAGTGTAAGCTGGCTTCAGCAGCTACTGCGTTTCCTAGAAACACGCAACTGGAAGCCTGTGGTCAGTTTACACCCAGCAGGGGAAGGTGCTAAACACAGTAGAGGCTCAAGTGCGTTTGGACATTTAAAGCCCTTTAGCTTGCCTCCTGAGGCCATGAGGCAGGATGGGCTGTCTGGAAATGCATCTCTGGAAGACATGATGGCCACAGAGGGTGATGCAGACTCCATGCAAAGTTTACTGCTGCATGCATTATCACGTTCGGGTGGAGGAGAGCGAGGTGGCCACTTGGCACAGAAAAATCTAGCTCTGGTGCAGAGTTTGGATGGGCTGAGGAGGGGTCTCCTGCACAGGGTGGGTAGTTCTGTCTATGGTAACCTGAGGAAAAAGGTGTCACGAGTTACCATGGCGCTGCTTGATGATGTTAGCAGCCTGGTGGACGTGCCGCAGCCCAACGCTCAGGGCCAGTGCTCAGTTGGTGAGTATGTGGTGCAGTTAGCCTTAGAGGTAGTTGCACAATCATAACAGTTAAACTCATTAACTAACTCATTAGGCAAAGGGCTGAGTTAAATACTTGGCTCATCCCACAGAAAAACAGGCCTCATTCAGTGGTGTCAGAAATGTTTAAgttacatgcatacatacacacaatctGATAATAGAATAATTAGATAATTAATGAAGAGCACCCTCCAATTATAGTTCACATGACAGATGCTACTGTATGTGAATGCATTCTTTGAGGATGATTCTGAGAAAAGCAATGATACTACAAGTGTGCTTTTAATTAACAGTATATCATGCATTGTTTAGATTGTGTTTAGTGTTACCAAGAAAAAAACCCTGTGTGCCTCATAAGTTTGGCCCTGGTTTCACCTGAAAGATACAGGAGAGACAGTGACTGACACTGCTTTAAAATCTTTATAATCATCCTGGCCGGTGAAAGCATCTGTTGTTAGCCAAGCTAATCTCTTTATCCTTTCACTGATGTCAGTAACATTATATCTTAGGCATTGTTAGCTGAGCTGCACTGTGACATCAGGTATAGTCGTGTACTGCAGGAGCTTCCAGTTGCTTTTTCCACCACTTGTTCACTTTGATTTTCTGTTAatatttgcttttcatttgtctttttgaagGTGACCTGAGACAACTGATCTTATGGTAAGATATTTTAGGACTATGATTCACTATAACATTGCAGTCCATATACTTGACAGTAAATTGTTTGCAAAAACAGATTCACATTTCTACGATTGTTCTGTCCATGCATATGTAGGGGGATAAGACATAATGTGACGTGGAACACACACGCTTTGGGCATTAGGTCCCAGGGTCTCCCTAGCTCACTCCCATTCCTGTCCTGCCCCTCCACTGAAGGAGATGAACTAAGATCACAACTAACACCAGCCCACTCATCTCCAAAAACAGCCCCCTCTTCACGAACAATCTCCAAACGAAAACGCCTTCATGAACTTTCTACCGCACCTCAACGCTCCCAGCTCAACCTGCCACCAACAGGGAGAACGAGAGAGAGCAACAGCCAGCAGAAAGAGATGGAGTACTCCACCTCTATAGAAATCCTGGAGGCAGCGTGTAATGAATCCATCCCAGGCTTGACAGGCGTCTCCAACTTCACCGTGTTCCTCTACTGTAAACTGTTTGAAGGGGAGAACGATTCAGTTGATCCTGCAGTGGCCCAGATGGGGCTCGACCTGCATGCCACATGCTCTGATGCAGCTTGGTACCTGTCGGCTGCTGAGGAGGACTTCCTTTGGGTTCATGTCTGCAGCGAGTTCTTTGCCCATGAATTCAACAACACAGTGTGTGCCAACTCGTCTTTCTGGCTGCAGAGAGCACATCAGGTAAAGGATCGCTTTTTTGCTGAGTGTTTTCTGGGACTTTTACATAACATGTCATCAGTAAGCTAAATATCTGTCATGGCCAGGCTTACAGATGACATGCTGTGCATACGTATTTGTgcattgcttgtttttttctcacaatTCTTTCTACTTCATTTTAACTTATTCTAAGTTTTTCTTATTCTAAAATATTTGCAGACTGCACTGACAAAGGAATACCAATTTTTTAACCAGACAAGTATAGACGACCTGTGTGTGCAGCTGTCAGGTGAGGTGATCGGAAGTCCAGGACTCGACGAGAACTGTCTGGCCCAGTTGGGCAGCAGGTTGCTCAATGCCCAGGTTTTCAGACACTGCTTCCTACCCAACAACTCCATCCTGATCTCATCTTTGTGCGGGAGAGAGTCCCCTGACTCGCACCAATCCTTGCCAGAGGGCAGCTGGGCTGCGGCGTACTGCTCCAAAATACACAACTTCTCCAATGTTGACACCATTGAGGAGACTTGTCAGTACAGGGAGTGGGCTGTGCATCATTTTACCAACTCCACCCTCCTGGAACTCTGTGGGCAGACGCATGGATTGAGAGAGTACATTTGTCTAAATGCCACATTCTACAATCAGCTGTTAAGATCGATGCCTCAGTTTGCTGATTTCTGTGCTGATCTGCAGGCAGAACTGGAGGGCAGGAAGTGCTTCCTTCAGAGGTTTTTTGACATGCTCCCAGCGCCGTATGAGTTTGACACATCACAGCTGTGTGTGGACCCGGCTCCACTGCTGGTGGACGTTCTACAcaagctgagtgtgtgtgaggtcgAGGGAGGGGAGCGTGAAGGGTTTTTAGTGGTGCTGGGATATGTGCTGCGAGTCCTGGACTTTGTGGTGGGCCTCTCTTCGGGTCTGGACGAGGGGGAAAGAGAGGCGAGACAAGGATTGGGTCAGGCCAtcctcctctccagtctccttGACAACACCTCCTGGGCCACACTGCAGCCAGAAGCCTCCATGAGCGTCCTTCACACTGTGGGAGTCTTCCTCCGCAGAGAGCGGAATGCCACTCTCAAAGAGGACCTGCTGAGCTGCTTTAGTGTAAGATGGCTgactgacacactcacacacaaacacatacactcacacatacacaaagcaaAGAGTGAataacttgtttctgctgttacATCAGCCCGTCTTGTGGGACCTCATCCAGCTGGATGACAACTCATCTGCTCTCAGGGTTCTGCTGCAGGTACTGGCCTGCGCAGCTACATTCACATTTAACCTTTCACAACATCACTGAACTTTATATTTAGAGTGAATCACTTTATCTCACCAGGAGTACCTCCAGATGCCAAGAGACAGCATTCGCACTCTAGTGATGTCTGCTGAAAAAGATGCTGTCAAGAGATTTCTCTCCCATATGCATCAAAGTTGGGACCAGCTACAAGTTGAAACCGGAcaggtttgtttttaaactcccaacaaaacactgaatgtacTATTAGTGACATTTTTTACTAAGATAATTGTTCGCGTAAAAGCCGTCATTTCTTATTACAATGTACAGTTCTGCTGACTACAGTTCTACTCTATTGCACTCCTTGTGCTGTTTCTATTTAATTTGAATCTATGTCATAGCCCATGCATAGTTAAAGAGGGCCAAATTTATTCAGTTTCTttcctgctgttttgttttctctgtcagGCGTCTCAAAAAGAGTTGCAGGCCATGGAAACAATGACCGCTGCTTTTATCCATAAGTTCCCCCGAGTGACCCCAGAATTGTTTGTGGACCTGTCTCAGTTCATTCCCTTCATGTCTGTCTCTGACATCATGAGCTTCCCAGCCTCCCTGATAGTCAACGACAGCGTGTGAGTTACTGACCCACAAAACAATTGCATTTACTTTGATATATCTTCATGTGCTGATGCTAACAGCTTCCGCGTTGCTCTTTAGGTTGACAGCCATTCGTGACCACAGTTCAGGGATGAAGTCACTGCAGAAAAAGGCCTTTGTTAAAAGACTCCTACA contains:
- the LOC122881103 gene encoding stereocilin, which gives rise to MKMAEKEPGMVTLRFTSIIVCAVLLGQGSPEKTGGGKEDQRDALLKEIISKWSTGSGWNPQRDPPETNKDQSVHPWVKNIMGSLKTLSLLPSKNLPSLNKPIDRHRLSGFLYNISLYLQEMGAELEEAPAEPDEEQLWEKVLHYFLQSEGSAALNQWNGRVPPRPSVRLQDWFLSLRGSPHWDWLLGLLQSLITLSERQTQRPLLTYLSQNWRTVSAVLEAALQALVSGTYGQASAGLQGFICALKGRSDCAFSVSWLQQLLRFLETRNWKPVVSLHPAGEGAKHSRGSSAFGHLKPFSLPPEAMRQDGLSGNASLEDMMATEGDADSMQSLLLHALSRSGGGERGGHLAQKNLALVQSLDGLRRGLLHRVGSSVYGNLRKKVSRVTMALLDDVSSLVDVPQPNAQGQCSVGDLRQLILWGIRHNVTWNTHALGIRSQGLPSSLPFLSCPSTEGDELRSQLTPAHSSPKTAPSSRTISKRKRLHELSTAPQRSQLNLPPTGRTRESNSQQKEMEYSTSIEILEAACNESIPGLTGVSNFTVFLYCKLFEGENDSVDPAVAQMGLDLHATCSDAAWYLSAAEEDFLWVHVCSEFFAHEFNNTVCANSSFWLQRAHQTALTKEYQFFNQTSIDDLCVQLSGEVIGSPGLDENCLAQLGSRLLNAQVFRHCFLPNNSILISSLCGRESPDSHQSLPEGSWAAAYCSKIHNFSNVDTIEETCQYREWAVHHFTNSTLLELCGQTHGLREYICLNATFYNQLLRSMPQFADFCADLQAELEGRKCFLQRFFDMLPAPYEFDTSQLCVDPAPLLVDVLHKLSVCEVEGGEREGFLVVLGYVLRVLDFVVGLSSGLDEGEREARQGLGQAILLSSLLDNTSWATLQPEASMSVLHTVGVFLRRERNATLKEDLLSCFSPVLWDLIQLDDNSSALRVLLQEYLQMPRDSIRTLVMSAEKDAVKRFLSHMHQSWDQLQVETGQASQKELQAMETMTAAFIHKFPRVTPELFVDLSQFIPFMSVSDIMSFPASLIVNDSVLTAIRDHSSGMKSLQKKAFVKRLLQSSVVGDVPTWPPYFLSSILPLLPYLPVSHFQQLTSQQLTPLVELLGKSSLDGVRGRHVLRTLFSKKKNLTSDNLLRLGVLACYLDPVDLASFLQDSAVSSALWQQLAQCTSKGFISASGRLSSWLLPAVQNLNFSSMAPPELSALSGLLPQLGAPFLLSLSSQQLLEILSQPGLHRYSPAQAFQMLSKISKDTTLTMDKLCRLKPLHSGLSPAVLRDLQWPEISEAAHCQCWRTLLIDLKPGHRAMLYNAMQEALHRDLQSITQQVNCLLPFVPLRKMMETFNGETILRDINLYRDIRWSPQQAQLLFKKIHKFKNITSKMVRDLGHIASGMSCDCLRLWSNDTDFAELLQFVSELPGGMRPALRKCVVDELRKQPKLDLGALGFGFATTLPVTMIENLSNASFIAILDHIQAHFADFLRLPHYKQMNLAEKAVSELGSSQAEGEIDGTTLDILGPLLPFLDRDSLALVDRGALTMRLEEMKSFCLPKEALRDFSALLTQKDLLGEPSQWQVGDVEHLGRLVFSLSTKQINSIPLTALNKDTVEQVLVGQSRWEDSVVGGVCFTRCMDQRHLRQQTQSLIRGIVKARSRRAKVPVPSCADIRGTFPSAWTSTQLSRMSQDDLKQCVEDFAQDASMSSEQRRALWVKLRQSFSPVRELRADQVLALGSLVTEMGERELQDTSLTDLGVLAHLGTLTDWSPKKMRAVILGVMRKRKLKVEQLTAVDLATCGHLICGLYPSEIKRMSPYNLSMAVLFLRETSLPCTEQQMEALTSRLSRPEAFGPVSAWGPEVFTEIGLLAVGLEDMVLSALVQEQVEGITPEAIALMSPKKMAVVFSAVQLSWLSAEQAWAVSEEQWAELDTEQRHAVGLARYEGDVLLELRGRNLAPAALNAGSFTVHSLALCLLLWQLI